A stretch of the Nitratireductor thuwali genome encodes the following:
- a CDS encoding corrinoid protein: MSDDEIILSDLSDEELVQQMHDDLYDGLKEEIEEGTRILLERGWTPYDLLTKALVEGMRIVGEDFRDGILFVPEVLLSANAMKAGMTILRPLLVETGAPKQGKMVIGTVKGDIHDIGKNLVGMMMEGAGFDVIDLGINNPVENYLAAIEEHQPDIVGMSALLTTTMPYMKVVIDTLKERGIRDDLIVLVGGAPLNEEFGKAVGADAYCRDAAVAVETAKAFMKRKHNVGASA, from the coding sequence ATGTCCGACGACGAAATCATCCTTTCGGACCTTTCTGACGAAGAACTCGTGCAGCAGATGCACGACGACCTTTATGACGGTCTGAAAGAAGAGATCGAGGAAGGCACGCGGATTCTTCTGGAGCGCGGCTGGACACCCTACGACCTGCTCACCAAGGCCCTGGTGGAAGGCATGCGCATCGTCGGCGAGGATTTCCGCGACGGCATCCTGTTCGTGCCGGAGGTGCTGTTGTCTGCCAACGCCATGAAAGCGGGAATGACCATCCTGCGCCCTCTTCTGGTGGAAACCGGCGCGCCCAAGCAGGGCAAGATGGTCATCGGCACCGTCAAGGGCGATATCCACGACATCGGCAAGAACCTCGTCGGCATGATGATGGAGGGCGCCGGTTTCGACGTGATCGACCTCGGCATCAACAACCCGGTGGAGAACTACCTCGCGGCCATCGAGGAGCACCAGCCCGACATCGTCGGCATGTCGGCGCTTTTGACCACGACCATGCCCTATATGAAGGTCGTGATAGACACGCTTAAGGAAAGGGGCATCCGCGACGACCTTATCGTGCTGGTGGGCGGCGCGCCCCTCAACGAGGAATTCGGCAAGGCGGTCGGCGCGGACGCCTATTGCCGCGATGCGGCCGTCGCCGTCGAAACGGCGAAGGCCTTCATGAAGCGGAAGCACAATGTCGGCGCTTCAGCGTAG
- a CDS encoding entericidin has translation MTRSVFSRIILVIAVLGLAAGCANTIRGVGQDTANVVDATQGAGENVAEAVD, from the coding sequence ATGACACGTTCGGTTTTTTCGCGCATCATCTTGGTCATTGCCGTCCTCGGGCTGGCCGCCGGCTGCGCCAACACCATTCGCGGCGTGGGGCAGGATACGGCCAATGTCGTCGACGCGACGCAGGGCGCCGGTGAGAACGTCGCTGAAGCCGTCGACTAG
- a CDS encoding DUF1638 domain-containing protein, with translation MIAREVLAVRQRLGFDHIELTCLPAQYHYRPDRIAPEIDKAVEKARSEGYRHIFIGYADCGTGGALDRVCEKHGVERIAGPHCFAFYQGLEAFEKVMEDDMMSFYMTDFLCRHFDAFFMRPLALDRHPELIQDFFGNYEKVIYLAQTEDPVLEKVARAAARLLGLEYERRFTGYGDLSQAMAQAAGASVQDHKKASIG, from the coding sequence ATGATCGCCCGCGAGGTGCTGGCCGTGCGCCAGCGCCTGGGCTTTGACCATATCGAGCTGACCTGTCTGCCCGCGCAATATCACTACCGCCCGGACAGGATCGCGCCGGAGATCGACAAGGCCGTCGAGAAAGCCAGGTCCGAAGGCTATCGGCATATCTTCATCGGCTATGCCGACTGCGGAACCGGCGGCGCCCTTGACCGCGTGTGCGAAAAACATGGCGTGGAGCGTATAGCCGGACCGCACTGCTTCGCCTTTTATCAGGGGCTCGAGGCTTTCGAGAAGGTGATGGAGGATGATATGATGTCCTTCTACATGACGGACTTCCTGTGCCGCCATTTCGACGCGTTCTTCATGCGCCCCCTGGCCCTCGACCGCCACCCGGAACTCATCCAGGACTTCTTCGGCAACTATGAGAAAGTGATCTATCTGGCCCAGACGGAAGATCCGGTGCTCGAGAAGGTGGCGCGCGCGGCCGCCCGCCTGCTCGGGCTTGAATATGAGCGGCGCTTCACCGGCTATGGCGACCTTTCGCAGGCCATGGCGCAGGCAGCCGGCGCGTCCGTTCAGGACCATAAAAAGGCTTCAATCGGCTGA
- a CDS encoding DUF4893 domain-containing protein, translating to MLMRLCSLSLFLFASSLPALATGELPDLLTEADKSRLARYEESRQEAIDEAVAGGAEEDVAVFRQIVEHRPRSFDGFDMTGAWQCRTIKAGGLASLVIYDWFSCRVSDDGSGWRLEKLSGSQRTVGRFFTESDTRLVYLGAYFVAGDTPPEYGAGPDTDQVGYAYRSGDQHWRIEFPAPARESKLDILEFRRP from the coding sequence ATGTTGATGCGGTTGTGCTCGCTTTCCCTTTTCCTGTTCGCTTCATCCCTTCCCGCGCTCGCCACCGGCGAATTGCCCGATCTTCTGACCGAGGCCGACAAGAGCCGGCTCGCCCGCTACGAAGAAAGCCGGCAGGAAGCAATCGACGAGGCCGTGGCCGGCGGCGCTGAAGAAGATGTGGCTGTCTTTCGCCAGATCGTCGAGCACCGGCCGCGCTCCTTCGACGGATTCGACATGACCGGCGCCTGGCAATGCCGCACGATAAAGGCCGGCGGGCTGGCAAGCCTCGTCATCTATGACTGGTTTTCCTGCCGCGTGAGCGACGACGGCAGCGGCTGGCGCCTGGAAAAGCTATCCGGCTCGCAAAGAACGGTCGGGCGGTTCTTCACCGAAAGCGACACCCGCCTCGTCTATCTCGGCGCCTATTTCGTTGCCGGGGACACCCCACCTGAATATGGCGCGGGGCCCGACACCGATCAGGTCGGTTATGCCTATCGCAGCGGCGATCAGCATTGGCGAATCGAGTTCCCGGCACCGGCGCGCGAATCCAAGCTGGACATCCTGGAATTCAGACGTCCGTGA
- a CDS encoding exopolysaccharide biosynthesis protein has product MAMRAPTADAPRRLSRVFEELAGNAHGSVTVEQLRQALGDRSFATLLVFFSCLNMLPLPPGSTLVLGIPLILLSIQMVLGSRTVWLPRFVLRKSLTADSFRHMSGRLVPRIKWVEKLIRPRYWPFARDHADRIIGLIALILSIAVTLPIPLGNWFPAFSCALVGLALSERDGVLLGVAVVSGTLSLLVIAVVIGAASMVAGTVLG; this is encoded by the coding sequence ATGGCCATGCGCGCGCCGACGGCTGACGCGCCGCGCAGGCTGTCGCGCGTATTCGAGGAGCTTGCCGGCAACGCCCACGGCTCGGTGACGGTGGAACAGCTCCGTCAGGCGCTGGGTGACCGCAGCTTCGCAACGCTTCTCGTCTTTTTCTCTTGCCTTAACATGCTGCCCCTGCCGCCGGGCAGCACGCTGGTCCTCGGCATTCCCCTGATTCTGCTGTCGATCCAGATGGTCCTGGGCAGCCGAACGGTCTGGCTGCCCCGGTTCGTCTTGAGAAAATCGCTGACCGCCGACAGTTTCCGCCACATGAGCGGCCGGCTGGTGCCGCGAATCAAATGGGTGGAGAAGCTCATCCGCCCCCGCTATTGGCCTTTCGCCCGTGACCACGCCGACCGCATCATCGGCCTGATCGCGCTGATACTGTCGATAGCGGTCACCCTGCCGATCCCGCTCGGCAACTGGTTTCCCGCCTTTTCCTGCGCCCTTGTAGGCCTTGCTCTTTCCGAGCGCGACGGTGTGCTTCTGGGCGTCGCCGTCGTTAGCGGCACCCTTTCGCTGCTTGTCATCGCGGTCGTTATCGGGGCCGCGAGCATGGTGGCGGGCACGGTCCTCGGCTGA
- a CDS encoding virulence factor, protein MADLIVVYWRDIPAQVIVKKGRKTARRELSLRFTEAIDMCAMRVGARDTDSYLAEWRRADPIAVSDDLETEAEKARSDLEETYTDERLKALVKAGGHDRE, encoded by the coding sequence ATGGCCGATCTGATCGTAGTTTACTGGCGCGACATCCCCGCCCAGGTCATCGTCAAGAAGGGCCGCAAGACGGCCCGGCGCGAGCTTTCCCTGCGCTTTACCGAAGCGATCGACATGTGCGCGATGCGCGTCGGCGCCCGCGATACCGATTCCTATCTCGCCGAATGGCGGCGCGCCGACCCGATTGCTGTCAGCGACGACCTCGAAACGGAGGCCGAAAAGGCCAGATCCGACCTCGAAGAAACCTATACGGACGAGCGCCTGAAGGCGCTTGTAAAGGCAGGCGGACATGACCGCGAATGA
- a CDS encoding methylenetetrahydrofolate reductase C-terminal domain-containing protein: MTANEKPTRLRQRVTQATIVRKARELIAYKPADVSPQRRVQRRYTMRRWSVRHSRGLEWFYAHFADAFLALHPLWRAIGYRRAEAPVKFVEKRVKGLLFDCRMCGQCILSSTGMSCPMNCPKQLRNGPCGGVRANGNCEVEPDMPCVWVKAWEGSQRMRGKENILAVQEPVDQSLRETSSWLRVTALAAAERDRKTEDAAG; this comes from the coding sequence ATGACCGCGAATGAAAAGCCGACGCGCCTGCGTCAGCGCGTGACGCAGGCAACCATCGTGCGCAAGGCGCGGGAGCTTATCGCCTACAAGCCGGCGGATGTTTCGCCGCAGCGGCGCGTGCAGCGCCGTTACACGATGCGGCGGTGGTCGGTGCGCCATTCGCGCGGCCTGGAATGGTTCTACGCCCATTTCGCCGACGCTTTCCTGGCGCTGCATCCCCTGTGGCGCGCCATCGGATACCGGCGGGCCGAGGCTCCGGTGAAGTTCGTCGAGAAACGGGTCAAGGGCCTCTTGTTCGACTGCCGCATGTGCGGCCAGTGCATCCTTTCCTCCACCGGCATGTCCTGCCCCATGAACTGCCCGAAGCAATTGCGCAACGGCCCCTGCGGCGGCGTGCGCGCCAACGGCAATTGCGAAGTCGAGCCCGACATGCCTTGCGTGTGGGTGAAGGCATGGGAAGGCTCGCAGCGGATGCGCGGCAAGGAAAATATTCTTGCGGTGCAGGAACCGGTCGACCAGTCCCTGCGCGAGACGTCCTCGTGGCTGCGCGTCACCGCGCTCGCCGCCGCCGAGCGCGACCGGAAAACGGAGGACGCCGCCGGATGA
- a CDS encoding methylenetetrahydrofolate reductase: MIHRPPQIDENPHGVDLPLEPLPGHSSRGRLERVLRRGEFAVTAELNPPDSANAQDVYERAAVFDGWVDGINAVDASGANCHMSSLGICALLTRMGYATIMQIACRDRNRIAIQGDVLGAAAMGVANILCLTGDGVQAGDQPGAKPVFDLDSMSLLETIRIMRDEERFLSGRKLSTPPAVFMGAAINPFAPPYDFRPLRLAKKIAAGAQFVQSQYCFDVPMLQEYMKRARDLGLIEKCYILVGVGPLASARTARWIRANVPGVHIPDDVVRRLEGAQNQKEEGKRLCIDIINEVKEIEGVSGIHVMAYRQEEYVAEIVHESGVLKGRRPWKREPGPDDAMVADRLDHLLETPSQRPVDMVKDAAGESPLGQ, from the coding sequence ATGATCCACCGACCTCCCCAGATCGATGAAAACCCGCATGGCGTGGACCTGCCGCTCGAGCCCCTGCCAGGCCATTCCTCGCGCGGCAGACTGGAGCGCGTGCTGCGCCGCGGCGAGTTCGCCGTCACCGCCGAATTGAACCCGCCCGACAGCGCCAATGCGCAGGACGTCTATGAGCGCGCCGCCGTCTTCGACGGCTGGGTGGACGGCATCAACGCCGTCGACGCCTCCGGCGCCAACTGCCACATGTCGTCGCTCGGCATCTGCGCGCTGCTTACCCGCATGGGCTATGCCACGATCATGCAGATCGCCTGCCGCGACCGCAACCGCATCGCCATTCAGGGCGACGTGCTGGGCGCGGCGGCCATGGGCGTGGCCAACATATTGTGTCTGACCGGCGATGGCGTGCAGGCCGGCGACCAGCCGGGCGCCAAGCCGGTTTTCGACCTCGACAGCATGTCGCTCCTTGAGACGATACGCATCATGCGCGACGAGGAACGGTTTCTGTCCGGCCGCAAACTTTCGACGCCGCCCGCCGTTTTCATGGGCGCGGCCATCAATCCCTTCGCCCCGCCTTATGATTTCCGCCCGCTGCGCCTCGCCAAGAAGATCGCCGCCGGCGCGCAGTTCGTGCAGAGCCAATATTGCTTCGACGTGCCGATGCTGCAGGAATATATGAAGCGGGCGCGCGACCTCGGGCTGATCGAAAAATGCTACATACTGGTCGGCGTCGGCCCCCTCGCCTCGGCCAGGACCGCCCGCTGGATTCGCGCCAACGTGCCCGGCGTCCATATCCCCGACGACGTGGTGCGCCGCCTGGAAGGCGCGCAGAACCAGAAGGAAGAAGGCAAGCGCCTGTGCATCGACATCATCAACGAGGTGAAGGAGATCGAAGGCGTGTCGGGCATCCATGTCATGGCATACAGGCAGGAGGAGTATGTCGCCGAAATCGTCCACGAATCGGGCGTTCTGAAGGGCCGCCGCCCCTGGAAACGCGAACCCGGTCCCGACGACGCCATGGTGGCCGACCGCCTGGATCACCTTCTGGAAACGCCAAGCCAGCGGCCGGTGGACATGGTGAAGGATGCCGCGGGGGAGAGTCCATTAGGGCAATAG
- a CDS encoding methyltetrahydrofolate cobalamin methyltransferase, whose protein sequence is MTRTIVASATKEVIIGFDQPFCVIGERINPTGRKKLAAEMVEGNFETVINDALAQVAAGATMLDVNAGVTAVDPNATEPALLVQTLEIVQGLVDVPLSIDSSVSAAIEAALKVAKGRPLVNSVTGEEEKLEAILPLIKKYDVPVVAISNDETGISEDPDVRFEVARKIVRRAADFGIPAHDIVVDPLVMPIGAMGTAGKQVFALLRRLREELKVNTTCGLSNISFGLPHRHGINAGFIPMVIGAGMTSAIMNPCRPQEMEAVRAANVLNGTDANCHTWIMTYRDHQPAAGGTAQAAHVDSSSGGRRRGGREARRARA, encoded by the coding sequence ATGACCCGCACCATCGTCGCCTCGGCGACAAAGGAAGTTATCATCGGCTTCGATCAGCCGTTCTGCGTCATCGGCGAGCGCATCAACCCGACCGGCCGCAAGAAACTCGCCGCCGAGATGGTCGAGGGCAATTTCGAGACCGTGATCAACGATGCGCTTGCCCAGGTAGCCGCCGGGGCCACCATGCTGGACGTCAATGCCGGCGTGACCGCCGTCGATCCCAACGCGACCGAGCCGGCGCTGCTGGTTCAGACGCTGGAGATCGTCCAGGGCCTCGTCGACGTGCCCCTGTCGATCGACTCCTCGGTCTCGGCCGCCATCGAGGCAGCGCTGAAGGTGGCCAAGGGCCGGCCGCTGGTCAATTCGGTGACCGGCGAGGAAGAAAAGCTCGAAGCGATCCTGCCGCTCATCAAGAAGTACGACGTGCCCGTCGTCGCCATCTCGAACGATGAGACAGGGATCTCGGAAGATCCCGACGTGCGCTTCGAAGTGGCCAGGAAGATAGTGCGGCGGGCCGCCGATTTCGGCATCCCGGCGCACGACATCGTGGTCGATCCGCTGGTCATGCCCATCGGCGCCATGGGCACGGCGGGCAAGCAGGTCTTCGCGCTCCTGCGCCGGCTGCGGGAGGAACTGAAGGTCAACACGACCTGCGGCCTGTCCAACATATCCTTCGGCCTGCCGCACCGCCACGGCATCAATGCCGGCTTCATTCCCATGGTCATCGGCGCCGGCATGACCAGCGCCATCATGAACCCCTGCCGCCCGCAGGAAATGGAGGCGGTGCGCGCCGCCAACGTTCTCAACGGCACCGACGCGAACTGCCACACCTGGATCATGACCTACCGCGACCATCAGCCGGCGGCCGGCGGCACAGCGCAGGCAGCGCACGTCGATTCCTCGTCCGGCGGACGCCGCCGCGGCGGGCGCGAGGCGCGGCGGGCGCGGGCCTGA
- a CDS encoding ASKHA domain-containing protein codes for MTDHLVLFMPSGKRGRFEKGTTVLDAARKLGVYVESVCGGRATCGRCQIEVQEGHFAKHKISSSKESISGVGPNEARYLEKRSLPAGRRLSCAATIEGDLVVDVPQDAVVNAQVVRKDADDRQIARRPAVGLCYVEVEEPDMHKPLGDLDRVKAALQKDWGYERLEADYHLLPQAQKILREGQWAVTAAVHQDEDDETARIIALWPGLKNEAYGIACDIGSTTIAMHLVSLLSGRVAASAGTSNPQIRFGEDLMSRVSYVMMNPEGRDAMTKAVRLEISKLVQQVVDEAGCAREDVLDAVFVANPIMHHLFLGIDPTELGGAPFALAVSGAVKLRADDLRLKLNPGARTYLLPCIAGHVGADAAAVTLSEGPHRQDEMMLIVDVGTNAEIVLGNRSRVVAASSPTGPAFEGAEISGGQRAAPGAIERVRIDRDTLEPRYRVIGADIWSDEPGFLEAIGPTGVTGICGSGIIEVIAEMYLSGIISEDGVIDGALAAKSRRIVGDGRTFSYVLVESEPRLTITQNDVRAIQLAKSALYAGTKLLMEKQGAETVDSIRFAGAFGSFIDPTYAMVLGLIPDCELEKVSAVGNAAGTGARMALLNRDHRREIEETVRRIEKIETALEPKFQEHFVYAMALPNKVDPFPKLAAQIQLPPRKVLGGDSGDPSRPRRRSREERDARRQRG; via the coding sequence ATGACCGACCACCTCGTCCTCTTCATGCCGTCCGGCAAGCGCGGGCGCTTCGAGAAGGGGACGACCGTGCTCGACGCTGCGCGGAAGCTGGGCGTCTATGTCGAGAGCGTGTGCGGCGGTCGCGCGACCTGCGGGCGCTGCCAGATCGAGGTGCAGGAAGGCCACTTCGCCAAGCACAAGATATCCTCGTCCAAGGAGAGCATTTCCGGCGTCGGACCCAACGAGGCGCGCTATCTGGAAAAGCGGTCCCTGCCGGCCGGGCGCCGCCTTTCCTGCGCCGCGACCATCGAAGGCGATCTTGTCGTCGACGTCCCGCAGGACGCGGTGGTCAACGCGCAGGTGGTGCGCAAGGACGCCGACGACCGCCAGATCGCGCGCCGCCCCGCCGTTGGGCTTTGCTATGTCGAGGTGGAAGAGCCCGACATGCACAAGCCGCTGGGCGATCTCGACCGGGTAAAGGCCGCGCTTCAGAAGGATTGGGGCTATGAGCGGCTGGAGGCCGATTATCATCTGCTGCCGCAGGCGCAGAAGATCCTGCGCGAGGGGCAATGGGCCGTCACCGCCGCCGTCCACCAGGACGAGGACGACGAGACCGCGCGCATCATCGCACTATGGCCGGGACTGAAGAACGAGGCCTATGGCATCGCCTGCGATATCGGCTCGACCACCATCGCCATGCATCTGGTCTCGCTTCTGTCGGGCCGTGTCGCTGCTTCCGCCGGAACGTCGAACCCGCAGATCCGTTTCGGCGAAGATCTGATGAGCCGCGTTTCCTATGTGATGATGAATCCGGAAGGCCGCGACGCCATGACCAAGGCGGTGCGGCTGGAAATATCCAAGCTCGTTCAGCAGGTCGTGGACGAGGCCGGCTGCGCCCGCGAGGATGTGCTGGACGCCGTCTTTGTCGCCAACCCCATCATGCACCACCTGTTCCTGGGCATCGACCCGACGGAGCTCGGCGGCGCGCCCTTTGCGCTGGCCGTATCGGGCGCTGTGAAATTGAGGGCCGACGATCTGCGCCTGAAGCTCAATCCGGGCGCACGCACCTATCTGTTGCCCTGCATCGCCGGCCATGTCGGCGCCGATGCCGCCGCCGTGACGCTGTCGGAGGGACCGCATCGGCAGGACGAGATGATGCTGATCGTCGATGTCGGCACCAATGCCGAAATCGTGCTCGGCAACCGGAGCCGCGTCGTCGCCGCCTCCTCGCCCACCGGCCCCGCTTTCGAAGGCGCCGAAATCTCCGGGGGCCAGCGTGCCGCCCCCGGCGCCATCGAGCGCGTGCGCATCGACCGCGACACGCTTGAGCCGCGCTACCGCGTGATCGGCGCCGATATCTGGTCGGACGAGCCCGGTTTCCTTGAGGCGATCGGCCCGACCGGAGTGACCGGCATTTGCGGCTCCGGCATCATCGAAGTGATCGCCGAGATGTACCTGTCGGGCATCATCTCCGAAGACGGCGTCATCGACGGCGCGCTTGCCGCGAAAAGCCGCCGTATCGTCGGCGATGGGCGCACCTTCTCCTATGTCCTGGTCGAGTCCGAGCCGCGCCTGACGATCACGCAGAACGACGTGCGCGCCATCCAGCTCGCCAAGTCGGCGCTCTATGCCGGGACGAAGCTTCTCATGGAAAAACAGGGCGCTGAGACGGTTGATTCCATCCGCTTCGCAGGCGCCTTCGGCTCGTTCATCGACCCGACCTACGCGATGGTCCTCGGCCTCATTCCCGACTGCGAACTGGAAAAGGTCTCAGCCGTGGGCAACGCCGCCGGCACCGGCGCGCGCATGGCGCTGCTCAACCGCGACCACCGCCGCGAGATCGAGGAGACGGTGCGCCGGATCGAGAAGATCGAAACCGCCCTGGAGCCGAAGTTCCAGGAGCATTTCGTCTACGCCATGGCGCTGCCCAACAAGGTCGATCCGTTCCCCAAGCTCGCGGCCCAGATCCAGCTTCCACCGCGCAAGGTGCTCGGCGGCGACAGTGGCGATCCCAGCCGCCCCCGCCGCCGCTCCCGCGAAGAGCGTGACGCGAGGCGGCAGCGCGGATAG
- a CDS encoding UxaA family hydrolase produces the protein MNQENGQSPFLRLAETDNIAVAARKADEGTALPGGATAKARIPFGHKVALEAIAEGAPVRKFGQIIGFAKTAIAPGEWVHEHNLAMGDFERDYRFSQEARPVNVLPVEEQATFEGYRRANGRVGTRNYIGILTSVNCSASVARFIAEAANRSGMLDDWPEIDGVVSFTHGTGCGIAGSGEGFDMLKRTQWGYAAHPNLGGALMVGLGCEVFQIARLKELYGLGESETFRTMTIQDTGGTRRTIEAGLERIREMLPAVGAHKRETLPASEITLALQCGGSDGYSGITANPALGVAADMLVRNGGTAVLAETPEIYGAEHLLTARAINRAVGEKLIERIHWWEDYTARNMGEMNNNPSPGNKAGGLTTILEKSLGAAAKGGSTPLNAVYEYAELIREKGFVFMDTPGYDPVSVTGQVAGGSNVVCFTTGRGSAYGCKPSPSIKLATNTAMYERMEEDMDINCGDILDGVSLEEKGRQIFEEVLAVASGKRSKSEELGYGDNEFVPWQVGATM, from the coding sequence ATGAACCAAGAAAACGGGCAGTCGCCTTTCCTGCGGCTTGCCGAAACCGATAACATCGCCGTGGCCGCCCGCAAGGCCGACGAAGGCACGGCGCTGCCTGGCGGAGCCACCGCCAAAGCCCGCATCCCCTTCGGCCACAAGGTGGCGCTGGAGGCGATCGCCGAGGGCGCTCCCGTGCGCAAGTTCGGCCAGATCATAGGCTTTGCCAAGACGGCAATCGCGCCCGGCGAATGGGTGCATGAGCACAATCTGGCCATGGGTGACTTCGAGCGCGACTACCGCTTTTCGCAGGAAGCCCGGCCGGTCAACGTGCTGCCCGTCGAGGAGCAGGCGACTTTCGAAGGCTACCGCCGGGCCAATGGCCGGGTGGGCACCCGCAACTATATCGGCATCCTGACGAGCGTGAACTGCTCGGCTTCGGTCGCGCGCTTCATCGCCGAGGCGGCCAACAGATCCGGCATGCTCGACGACTGGCCGGAGATCGATGGCGTCGTCTCCTTCACCCACGGCACGGGCTGCGGCATCGCCGGCTCGGGCGAGGGCTTCGACATGCTCAAGCGCACCCAGTGGGGCTATGCCGCCCATCCCAATCTCGGCGGCGCGCTGATGGTCGGGCTTGGCTGCGAGGTCTTCCAAATTGCCCGGCTGAAGGAACTTTACGGCCTGGGGGAAAGCGAAACCTTCCGCACCATGACCATCCAGGACACCGGCGGCACGAGGCGCACCATTGAGGCGGGGTTGGAGCGCATCCGCGAGATGCTGCCCGCCGTCGGCGCCCACAAGCGCGAGACCCTGCCTGCTTCCGAGATCACGCTGGCTCTCCAATGCGGCGGCTCGGACGGCTATTCCGGCATCACCGCCAATCCCGCGCTGGGCGTCGCCGCCGACATGCTCGTGCGCAATGGCGGCACGGCGGTGCTGGCCGAAACGCCGGAGATCTACGGTGCGGAGCACCTGCTGACGGCGCGCGCCATCAACCGCGCCGTCGGCGAAAAGCTCATCGAGCGCATCCACTGGTGGGAGGACTATACCGCCCGCAACATGGGCGAGATGAACAACAATCCCTCGCCGGGCAACAAGGCCGGCGGGCTGACGACCATCCTCGAAAAGTCGCTGGGCGCGGCCGCCAAGGGCGGCTCGACGCCGCTCAACGCCGTCTACGAATATGCCGAGCTCATCCGCGAAAAGGGTTTCGTCTTCATGGATACGCCCGGCTACGATCCCGTATCGGTGACCGGGCAGGTGGCGGGCGGCTCCAATGTCGTGTGTTTCACCACGGGCCGCGGCTCCGCCTATGGCTGCAAGCCTTCCCCGTCCATCAAGCTGGCCACCAACACCGCCATGTATGAGCGGATGGAGGAGGACATGGACATCAATTGCGGCGACATCCTCGACGGCGTCAGCTTGGAGGAGAAGGGCCGGCAGATCTTCGAGGAAGTGCTTGCGGTGGCCTCCGGCAAGCGTTCCAAATCCGAAGAGCTCGGCTATGGCGACAACGAGTTCGTGCCCTGGCAGGTCGGCGCAACGATGTAG
- a CDS encoding TRAP transporter large permease gives MLLTLLFVLLFAMICLGVPVGIALAASSAVFIFLDGRIPDVVVIHRMINGVDSFPLLAVPFFILAGNLMNTAGITERIFNFAKALVGWMRGGLGHVNIGASVIFAGMSGAAVADAGGLGAIEIKAMRDAKYDPGFSVGITAASSTIGPIIPPSLPMVIYGVVAGASIGQLFAAGLVPGLLMALALMAMVAWYAHRRGYPRDQAFRVSILWSTFKQAFLSLMTPVIIVGGILTGAFTPTEAAIAACAWALFLGLFVYRTLPLKRFLRVSFDTIETTAVVLFIVAAASIFAWILTSNRVPEHFASLILTVSENPIIVLLLINLILLIVGCFMETVAAITILVPVLLPIAVQMGVDPVHFGVILVLNLMLGLLTPPVGMVLYVLSRVSKVPFERCMQATLPFLVPLFLVLMAVTFVPALTMWLPTLIYR, from the coding sequence ATGCTGCTCACGCTGCTTTTCGTTCTACTCTTCGCGATGATCTGCCTCGGCGTTCCCGTCGGCATCGCGCTCGCCGCCTCGTCGGCCGTGTTCATCTTCCTGGACGGGCGCATCCCGGACGTCGTGGTCATCCACCGGATGATCAACGGCGTGGATTCCTTTCCGCTGCTGGCCGTTCCCTTCTTCATCCTGGCCGGCAATCTCATGAACACGGCCGGCATCACCGAACGCATCTTCAACTTCGCCAAGGCGCTTGTCGGGTGGATGCGCGGCGGGCTGGGCCATGTGAATATCGGCGCCTCGGTCATCTTCGCCGGAATGTCGGGCGCGGCCGTCGCCGATGCCGGCGGCCTCGGCGCCATCGAGATCAAGGCCATGCGCGACGCCAAGTACGACCCGGGCTTCTCGGTCGGCATAACGGCGGCCTCCTCCACCATCGGCCCCATCATCCCGCCATCCTTGCCCATGGTCATCTATGGCGTGGTCGCCGGGGCCTCCATCGGGCAGCTTTTCGCGGCGGGCCTGGTTCCCGGTCTGCTGATGGCGCTGGCGCTGATGGCGATGGTGGCCTGGTATGCCCATCGGCGCGGCTATCCGCGCGATCAGGCGTTCCGTGTCTCCATCCTGTGGAGCACGTTCAAGCAGGCTTTCCTGTCGCTGATGACCCCGGTCATCATCGTCGGCGGCATCCTCACCGGCGCCTTCACGCCCACCGAGGCAGCGATTGCGGCCTGTGCCTGGGCGCTGTTCCTCGGCCTCTTCGTCTATCGCACGCTTCCGTTGAAACGGTTCCTGCGCGTTTCCTTCGATACGATCGAGACGACCGCCGTGGTGCTGTTCATCGTCGCGGCGGCATCGATCTTCGCCTGGATCCTCACCTCGAACCGGGTGCCTGAGCATTTCGCGTCGCTGATCCTCACCGTCTCGGAAAACCCGATCATCGTCCTGCTGCTGATCAATCTGATCCTGCTCATCGTCGGCTGCTTCATGGAAACGGTCGCCGCGATTACCATCCTCGTCCCCGTGCTGTTGCCGATCGCGGTGCAGATGGGCGTGGACCCGGTGCATTTCGGCGTGATCCTGGTTCTCAACCTGATGCTGGGACTGCTGACACCGCCCGTAGGTATGGTGCTCTACGTGCTCTCGCGCGTGTCGAAGGTTCCCTTCGAGCGCTGCATGCAGGCAACGCTCCCCTTCCTGGTCCCGCTTTTCCTGGTGCTCATGGCCGTGACATTCGTGCCGGCGCTCACCATGTGGCTGCCAACGCTCATCTATCGCTGA